The following are encoded in a window of Pagrus major chromosome 14, Pma_NU_1.0 genomic DNA:
- the cdkn1d gene encoding cyclin-dependent kinase inhibitor 1D, giving the protein MAFASPSTSTTGPAMASDSELSCVGGIEDLNLKVGPVRRNLFGPVDHQQLQKDFERLLCMSVEVANKRWNFDFQSERPGEGSNMEWEELRCQDVPVFYRSCTVRPVALPQSKRQMSSSSGGSSPRSSSSSGSGDEYLEVTTRGCYRLKSHGKRRQAAITDFFRVKKRKLLHYKASSRQ; this is encoded by the exons ATGGCATTTGCCTCTccatcaacatcaacaacaggACCAGCGATGGCGTCTGACTCAGAGCTGTCATGCGTGGGGGGCATCGAGGATTTGAATTTGAAGGTGGGGCCCGTGCGGAGAAACCTCTTCGGGCCCGTGGAccaccagcagctgcagaagGACTTCGAGCGGCTGCTCTGCATGAGCGTGGAGGTGGCCAACAAGCGCTGGAACTTCGATTTCCAGAGTGAGAGGCCGGGAGAGGGCTCCAACATGGAGTGGGAGGAGCTCAGGTGCCAGGACGTGCCGGTGTTTTACCGCAGCTGCACGGTTAGGCCGGTTGCACTGCCACAGAGCAAAAGACAGATGTCGTCTTCATCGGGCGGGAGTTCCCCGAGGTCCAGCAGCTCATCCGGGTCTGGGGATGAGTACCTGGAGGTGACCACAAGGGGGTGCTACCGGCTCAAATCGCACGGAAAACGCAGGCAGGCTGCCATCACAG ATTTCTTCAgggtgaagaagaggaagcttCTGCATTACAAAGCATCGTCTCGGCAGTAG